A single Pseudomonas brassicacearum DNA region contains:
- the cysZ gene encoding sulfate transporter CysZ has protein sequence MPAPVLSGPQYLREGLKLVLSPGLRLFVLLPLAINLVLFVGLIYLAGHQFSLWVDTLMPSLPDWLSFLSYVLWPLFVVLVVLMVFFTFTMLANVIAAPFNGFLAEKVEVVIRGTDDFPAFSWAELIAMIPRTLSREARKLGYFLPRALGLFVLSFVPVVNLVAAPLWLLFGVWMMAIQYIDYPADNHKLGWNEMLAWLREKRWQSLGFGGSVYLVLLIPVVNILMMPAAVAGATLFWVREQGAETALARQG, from the coding sequence ATGCCCGCCCCCGTCCTGTCCGGCCCGCAATATTTGCGAGAGGGCCTCAAGCTGGTCTTGAGCCCGGGCCTGCGCCTGTTCGTACTCTTGCCCCTGGCGATCAACCTGGTGCTGTTCGTCGGATTGATTTACCTGGCCGGCCATCAGTTCAGCCTGTGGGTCGATACGCTGATGCCGTCGCTGCCAGACTGGCTCAGTTTCCTCAGCTATGTGCTCTGGCCGCTGTTCGTGGTGCTCGTCGTGCTGATGGTGTTTTTCACCTTCACCATGCTTGCCAACGTCATCGCCGCGCCGTTCAACGGTTTTCTCGCGGAAAAAGTCGAAGTGGTCATCCGTGGCACCGACGACTTTCCGGCCTTCAGTTGGGCCGAGTTGATCGCCATGATCCCACGGACCCTCAGCCGGGAAGCACGCAAGCTCGGCTATTTCCTGCCCCGCGCCCTGGGGCTATTCGTGCTGTCGTTCGTCCCCGTGGTCAATCTGGTGGCCGCCCCCCTGTGGCTGCTGTTCGGCGTGTGGATGATGGCGATCCAGTACATCGACTACCCGGCGGACAACCACAAGCTGGGCTGGAACGAGATGCTCGCCTGGCTGCGGGAAAAACGCTGGCAGAGCCTGGGCTTTGGCGGCAGCGTGTACCTGGTGCTGCTGATCCCGGTGGTGAACATCCTGATGATGCCCGCAGCGGTGGCCGGCGCGACGTTGTTCTGGGTCCGTGAGCAAGGCGCCGAGACCGCGTTGGCCCGCCAGGGCTGA